In Thiohalophilus sp., the sequence TGAAGGCGAGATGCTGGCGCGGATCGGCGGCGACGAATTCGCGGTTTTACTGAGCGAAGGTGGCCTCGATAATGCGCGGGATTGTGTACGGCGTATCGAGCGGTTATTGGGCGAACCCTTCCGGCAGGCGGGTATCCCCATCAGCATCCAGATGCGTGCCGGCGCGGCGCTGGCACCCGATCATGGACTGGACCCCGAGGCCCTGATGCTGCGCAGCGCTACGGCGATGCGGCACGCAAAATCGAACGGAACAGTATTTGAACTGTACAGCGGGCCGACGGAATCGGAGACCCCGCGTTACCTGACGCTTATTTCGGAACTGCACACGGCCATCGTGGAAAACCAGTTCGTGCTGCATTACCAACCCCGGGTGGATATCGGTACGGGCAGGATCGCCGGTGTCGAAGCCCTGGTCCGCTGGCGGCATCCCGAACAGGGCTTGATGCCCCCGGCCGAATTCATCGCCATCGCGGAACAAACCGGGCTCATCGACCCGCTGACCTACCTGGTTCTGGAGGACGCTGTGCAGCAGTGCCGCTCGTGGAGCGATCAGGGCTTCGAAATGCCGGTGGCGGTCAATATTTCCGTGAACAGTCTCCACGATCCCGATTTCCTGGACCGGATCGACGCGATGCTGGACGCCTGGAAGGTCAACCCGGCGTTATTGCAGCTGGAGATCACCGAATCCACTCTGATGAAGGAGCCGGCCAAGGTCGAGGAGCTGATAAACCGGCTCAAGGAACGCGGCATCGTGGTCGCCATCGATGACTTCGGCACCGGCTATTCGTCCCTGAGTTACGTGGCGAGCCTGCCCATTCATTCGCTGAAGATCGACCGCTCCTTCGTCATCCGGATGCTGGAATCCCCGCGCACGCGCAGCGTGGTGGTGGCAACCATTTTGCTGGCCCATTCCCTCGGCCTCAGAACCGTGGCCGAAGGCGTCGACGCCGGTGAACAGGTCGAAGCGCTGCATGAGATGGGTTGCACGGAAATCCAGGGCTACTATTTCTCCCGGCCGGTTGAAGCGGTGCAACTGCGCCGCTGGGTGGAAGCCTTCTCGCTGGAGAATTATGCGTTAAAGCTTCCCGCCATGGAGAAAAGGTGACAGATTTATTTTCGGCTGATTGGAGAAAAGGTGACAGATTTATTTTCGGCTGATAATCAGGCGAGTTGGTTAACCTGCATCGGAATGTAAATTTTACGTGATCGCGATGATGGCATCGTGAAGGACAGGACATGGATGAGATAGAGTATGCCGGTTTCTGGATCAGGGTCGGCGCGGCGTTGATTGATTCGGTGCTGGTGATGATTATCATCGTGCCAATTTTAAACGCTGTTTATGGGCCGGGTTACTGGATGAGCGAGGAGCTGGTGCATGGTGGATGGGATGTGTTGCTGAATTATATCTTCCCGGCGGTCGCCGTGATTGTTTTCTGGATCTACAAGTCCGCCACGCCGGGTAAGATGGCTTTGCGGTTGAAGATTGTTGATGCCAGGACGGGTGGGAAGCCGACGATGGGGCAGTTTATCGGGCGTTATCTGGGCTATTACGTTTCGACCATTCCCTTGTTGCTCGGATTGATCTGGGTGGGAATTGACAGAAGAAAACAGGGTTGGCACGACAAGCTGGCCGGGACGGTGGTGATCCGGGATAACCGGAAGGAGCCGGTCAGGTTTGAGGGGTAGATTCGGAGTTCGACGGGCAGTCAATAGTGTGGTTTATTTGTAAAGCAGCATTACATTGATAAGTATATATTCTTCCGTTGCCTGTTTATCGAATCAGTGCAACACCGGATGCTGTATTCAAAAAAAACAGTGTTACATACCAGTGCATAGATTGTATTGTGAACAAATGTGCTGATTTGGTAGTGTTGCGCCCAGGCAGATATGTTGAGTCTTATTTGGGTGTTTAAGGTTGGAAAACAGGCAATTATTCAAATAACCAATCCAACATATAGGCTTCGCCTATATGCCTCGCAATCTGGGCGTCCAGTTTATAGAGATTTACAGTAGTGTAATACGACAATGGGTTGGATGCGTTATACTTTATTTTTCGCCGAATTGTATTAGCTGGAAACTGTGAAGCGTTTAAATAATACAAAGTTGCTCGAAAATATTTTATTAACCATCAATCTGTCGGCAATAGAGGATAAGAATGTAGGGTATCAATCGACTTAAATACCAGGCTGTTATAATTAAAATCACGGAATAGAAAAATATATATTATAAAAGGGATGATAATGAAAGGTCGTATTTTTACTTTTGTTTTTGGGTTTTGTTTTGCTCAAACATTGTTTGCGAATAATGTTCTGATTATGACCGCGCCTCCAGAGGAATCCGAGGCGCATGGTAAACAGCAATATAAAATTACGGCTGAATATATCAGCAGTGTTCTCGGAAAGACTGTCATGTACGAGCATCCCGGAGACTGGATGCGCTACCAGAGACATATTCGAAACGATTATTACGATATTGTGTTTGATGGTCCGCATCTGGCTTCCTGGAGAATGGAGCACCTTGGCCACAATATGTTGGTGAGACTGCCGGGTAATCTGCAATATTACTTGTTGACGGCTTCGGATAACGAGAAGATCAACTCGCCGGATGATCTGATCGGCAAAAAAGTCTGTGGCATCGCGTCACCCGATCTGTCCACTATGAGTATCCTGGCCTATTTCCGAAATCCGGCACAGCAGCCGGTAATTCGGGCTATTACTGGTAGTATGGTTGATGTCTATCAATCTTTTCAAAATGGTGACTGTACGGCCTTTGTCGTTCGCAGGATATTTTATAACAAGCGTCTTAAAGAAGATGAGCAGCAAGATCTGAAGATCGTCTCCCAAACTGAGGAGTTACCCAACCAGGTAATCTCTGTCAGTAAACGTATCAACAGCGCTGAACGAGAGAAACTGCAGAAGGCCCTGTTGTCGGATATCGGTACGATGGCAATTCAGCCGACCTTGACGCGTTTTCTGGATAATGCCAATGCGTTTGTGCCTGCCAGTAATGCACAATATAAAGGTTATAATCGCCTCCTTGAGGGTGTGATTTTCGGCTGGTGACCTGAATGTCGAACAGAGCCGGATAACCACTGATTTGTGGCAGTACTTTGCTGTCTGTCGAAGCGCTGCCCTTTTGTCTCACCAGATTTCCTGCGGCATCTCAGCCGGATTGTCGGTGCTGGCGACATCGGGTCTCGTCCCGGTATTGATTCCCCGATCGCGATTCCAGGGTATGTGTTACTTTTACTTTATTTGCAGTTTTGGACCTGCCAAGAAAAAGCAATATGGATCAGTTGCTTACGCTGACAATAAAATATGGTAGTGTGCTCACAGAATTTATTGAGGTAGTTTCATGGCACAAAATACCCTCTACTGGCACGATTACGAAACCTTTGGCACGGATCCGCAGCGGGATCGCCCGGTGCAGTTTGCCGGTATCCGCACGGACGAGGATCTGAATATCATCGGCGAGCCGCTGAATATCATGGCCCGGCCGAGCCCGGACAGTCTGCCGCATCCCATGTCGACCCTGATCACCGGGATCACCCCGCAGCAGGCGCTGGAACAGGGGCTGCCCGAGACCGAGTTTATCAGCCGTATCCTGGCGGAGCTGTCGCAGCCGGGCACCTGTGGTGTGGGTTATAACTCGATCCGGTTCGACGATGAGGTGACCCGCAATACCCTGTATCGCAATCTGTACGATCCCTACGGACGGGAATGGCAGAACAGCAACTCCCGCTGGGATCTGATCGACGTGGTGCGTGCCTGTCATGACCTGCGTCCGGAGGGGATCAACTGGCCGCAGCGGCAAGATGCCGATCGACCCAGCTACAAACTCGATGAGCTGAGCGTGGCCAATGGCATCGAGCATGGTCAGGCGCATGACGCACTGGCCGATGTGTATGCCACGCTGGGTATCGCGCGGCTGCTCAAACAGCATCAGCCGAATCTGTTTGATTTTTTCTATCAGTTGCGGCGCAAGCAGGAAGTACTCAAGTATATCGATCTCAAGGATATGACGCCGATCCTGCATACTTCCGGCATGTATGGCAGTGACCACGGCAATACCCGTATGGTCGTGCCGATCGCCGCGCACCCCACCAACAAGAACAGCATCATCGTGTTCGATCTGGGCCAGGATCCGTCGCTGCTGCTGGATCACAGCGCCAGGACCCTGGTCGAACGACTGTATACGGCCAATGACGATCTGCCCGAGGGCGTGGAGCGTCCGGCATTAAAGCAGTTGTTGATCAACAAGTGTCCGGTGATTGCGCCGACTTCGACGCTGGACGGGGCGGCCGCCAAGCGACTCAATATCGATATCATGAAATGCAAACAGCATCGCCAGACCCTGCTTAATCAGCGTAAGAGCATCGCGCAGAAACTGGCCAAGATGTTCGAGCCGCGCCAGTTTGAACCGGTCGAGGAGCCCGACCTGATGATTTATGCCGGCGGGTTTTTCGACGACAAGGACAAGGCGTTGATGCAGCGGATTCACGATACCTCGCCCGAGGAACTGGGCGAGCAGACCTGGAGTTTTGGCGACAAGCGTCTGCCGGAGATGCTGTTTCGCTACCGGGCGCGCAATTATCCCGAGAGTCTGAGTCCCGATGAGCAGGCCCAGTGGCTGGAGCATTGCCGGGCCCGGCTGGTCGAAGGGGAAGCCGGGTTCCTGAGTTTCAAGGATTTTTATAGCGAAATCGAGGCATTGCGAAATGACGGGGAACTGGATGCGGGTAAAGCCGGTCTATTAAAGGAAGTGGAATCCTTCGGGCGCGAGCTGGAGAGCTTTATCAAACAGCAGTGATGGCCCTCCGCGGCCCTTCGCGGCCCTTCGGGCAGGGACGAGTTACGAGGTACGAGGTACGAGGATTTATAGCTCCCGCCCGAAGGGCTGTGGGAGGCGCTTTTAGCGGCGACCTGCCCGGTTCGAGAGTCGCGCCTGAAAGGCCCTCCCACAGAACCCGGGAGTTATTGACCCGGAACCTGTCCATGCAGAGGTGAACACCATGCATCATAAAATCCTGGTATTTTTATTTATTACAGTTTTTCCGTTCTCTTCGGCGCTGGCCGATGAAGCTGTTTTCGCCGGGGGCTGTTTCTGGTGCATGGAAGCGGATTTTGAAAAGCTCGACGGGGTTTCCGAAGTTATCTCGGGCTTTACCGGTGGTGAAATCAAGAACCCGACTTACAGGGGCAATCATGAAGGCCATTATGAAGCGGTGCGGGTGATCTACGATCCCGAGGTGGTCAGTTACCAGGATCTGCTGGAT encodes:
- a CDS encoding RDD family protein, producing the protein MDEIEYAGFWIRVGAALIDSVLVMIIIVPILNAVYGPGYWMSEELVHGGWDVLLNYIFPAVAVIVFWIYKSATPGKMALRLKIVDARTGGKPTMGQFIGRYLGYYVSTIPLLLGLIWVGIDRRKQGWHDKLAGTVVIRDNRKEPVRFEG
- a CDS encoding phosphate/phosphite/phosphonate ABC transporter substrate-binding protein — translated: MKGRIFTFVFGFCFAQTLFANNVLIMTAPPEESEAHGKQQYKITAEYISSVLGKTVMYEHPGDWMRYQRHIRNDYYDIVFDGPHLASWRMEHLGHNMLVRLPGNLQYYLLTASDNEKINSPDDLIGKKVCGIASPDLSTMSILAYFRNPAQQPVIRAITGSMVDVYQSFQNGDCTAFVVRRIFYNKRLKEDEQQDLKIVSQTEELPNQVISVSKRINSAEREKLQKALLSDIGTMAIQPTLTRFLDNANAFVPASNAQYKGYNRLLEGVIFGW
- the sbcB gene encoding exodeoxyribonuclease I; protein product: MAQNTLYWHDYETFGTDPQRDRPVQFAGIRTDEDLNIIGEPLNIMARPSPDSLPHPMSTLITGITPQQALEQGLPETEFISRILAELSQPGTCGVGYNSIRFDDEVTRNTLYRNLYDPYGREWQNSNSRWDLIDVVRACHDLRPEGINWPQRQDADRPSYKLDELSVANGIEHGQAHDALADVYATLGIARLLKQHQPNLFDFFYQLRRKQEVLKYIDLKDMTPILHTSGMYGSDHGNTRMVVPIAAHPTNKNSIIVFDLGQDPSLLLDHSARTLVERLYTANDDLPEGVERPALKQLLINKCPVIAPTSTLDGAAAKRLNIDIMKCKQHRQTLLNQRKSIAQKLAKMFEPRQFEPVEEPDLMIYAGGFFDDKDKALMQRIHDTSPEELGEQTWSFGDKRLPEMLFRYRARNYPESLSPDEQAQWLEHCRARLVEGEAGFLSFKDFYSEIEALRNDGELDAGKAGLLKEVESFGRELESFIKQQ